A part of Leptospira yasudae genomic DNA contains:
- a CDS encoding M23 family metallopeptidase has product MFDSFRFSKLRNPIVTIGFWFLLISTSGVAAPAAYGNLGSEVDFIDFGRWTTAPFSYSVSSSFSPEYGGFNLFDSDPNTHWYSSNRPGAEWIIVDFGSKRLINGLEITVPLFRKERAVKKYEIQVLIRDDWRTIFTNQNVELNNFHKLESLDASVLRIYFPDTTDRGVVISDLKLFLNQRLLNGIDPRLRGYTFPVSGGLIPSFDFQLPNAPRVYRNGVHKGIDIYKKRDTDGQIRNLNFQDEAVAPGDGTIVRADLNYSPMTLADYEYHTAQSQKGTVTFVEKDFGGRQIWIDHGHGVMTSFNHLSSIRKNLKVGDKVKQGEVIGTVGNSGLIEEAKGIPDNTHLHFEIWVDGEFFGNGVAPAQVRKMLQFFFKRSGSD; this is encoded by the coding sequence ATGTTTGATTCATTCCGTTTTTCTAAATTACGAAATCCGATCGTTACGATCGGATTTTGGTTTCTTCTCATTTCGACTTCCGGAGTCGCCGCTCCCGCGGCGTACGGCAATCTCGGTTCGGAAGTGGACTTTATCGATTTCGGAAGATGGACCACGGCTCCCTTTAGTTATTCGGTTTCTTCTTCGTTTTCACCCGAATACGGAGGTTTTAATCTTTTCGATTCGGACCCGAACACGCACTGGTATTCCTCCAACCGACCGGGGGCAGAATGGATCATCGTGGACTTCGGTTCCAAACGTCTGATCAACGGCCTGGAAATCACGGTTCCTTTGTTCCGCAAAGAGCGCGCCGTGAAAAAATACGAGATTCAGGTTCTGATCCGGGACGACTGGAGAACCATATTCACGAATCAGAATGTGGAATTGAACAACTTTCACAAGCTGGAAAGTCTGGACGCCTCGGTTTTACGGATTTATTTTCCGGACACGACGGACAGAGGCGTGGTGATCAGCGACCTCAAACTTTTTCTCAATCAAAGACTGTTGAACGGAATCGATCCCCGGCTCCGCGGATACACCTTTCCCGTTTCCGGCGGACTCATTCCTAGTTTCGATTTTCAGCTTCCGAACGCGCCCCGAGTGTATCGAAACGGGGTTCATAAGGGAATCGATATATACAAAAAACGAGATACGGACGGCCAGATTCGAAATCTGAACTTTCAAGACGAAGCGGTCGCCCCCGGGGACGGAACGATCGTACGTGCGGATCTGAATTATTCTCCTATGACCTTGGCCGATTACGAATATCACACGGCTCAATCGCAAAAAGGTACGGTCACCTTTGTCGAAAAGGATTTCGGCGGCAGACAAATCTGGATCGATCACGGTCACGGAGTCATGACGAGCTTCAATCATCTTTCCTCGATTCGGAAGAATCTCAAAGTAGGAGATAAGGTCAAACAGGGAGAAGTCATCGGTACGGTGGGCAACTCGGGTCTCATCGAAGAAGCGAAAGGAATCCCCGACAATACGCATCTTCACTTTGAAATCTGGGTGGACGGCGAATTTTTCGGAAACGGAGTCGCTCCGGCTCAAGTGCGGAAGATGCTTCAGTTCTTTTTCAAACGATCCGGATCGGATTGA
- a CDS encoding ABC1 kinase family protein, with product MAGFFDSLKMGFGGATRILNSGFVFSTKTILLLKDLALGGDSMETFPIRLREAFEELGATYIKLGQFIASAPSLFPDEFVTEMQKCLDSIRPIPYATVERIIQKELGGKLSDHFYSVEPVPIASASIAQVHSAVTKDGLDVVIKVQRPDIESTLSADLNLIYFASVLFERFAPGLSKSGISDMVEQFQTSILEEIDFYKEADNIEEFERELLAMGETRARVPKVYRELSTKKILTMERFYGAPITDENSIRKYSSDPQKTLTEALEIWFSTLARNGFFHADVHAGNLMILRDGTVGFIDFGIVGRISPRVWDGLMIFLEGLSLNRTEKIAKGLIQMDSTAKGVDEKKLAKDLEAVFSRMTEMVMKVQMGDLESLDDKKLNAILFEFREISLRNGLKIPKEFGLLIKQILYFDRYVKTMAPDIDLIRDRDKFLI from the coding sequence ATGGCCGGTTTTTTTGATTCCCTGAAAATGGGTTTTGGCGGTGCCACCCGAATCCTCAATAGCGGTTTTGTATTCTCCACAAAGACCATTCTCCTTTTAAAGGATCTCGCCTTGGGCGGAGATTCGATGGAGACCTTTCCGATCCGACTTCGGGAGGCCTTTGAAGAGTTAGGCGCCACGTACATCAAGTTAGGTCAATTCATCGCGTCGGCTCCTTCCCTATTCCCCGACGAGTTCGTAACCGAAATGCAAAAATGTTTGGATTCGATTCGACCGATTCCCTATGCGACCGTCGAAAGAATCATTCAGAAGGAACTCGGCGGAAAACTCAGCGATCATTTTTACAGCGTGGAACCGGTTCCCATCGCTTCGGCCTCGATCGCGCAGGTTCATTCCGCGGTTACGAAAGACGGCTTGGACGTAGTCATCAAGGTTCAAAGACCGGACATAGAATCCACGTTATCCGCCGATTTAAACCTGATCTACTTCGCTTCGGTCTTGTTCGAACGATTCGCTCCGGGCCTTAGCAAATCCGGAATCTCGGACATGGTCGAACAGTTCCAAACATCCATATTAGAAGAAATTGATTTTTACAAAGAAGCGGATAACATCGAAGAGTTCGAACGGGAACTTCTTGCGATGGGCGAAACAAGGGCCCGCGTTCCGAAAGTTTACAGAGAACTTTCCACGAAGAAGATCCTCACCATGGAACGTTTTTACGGCGCTCCGATCACGGATGAGAATTCGATCCGCAAATATTCCTCCGATCCTCAAAAGACCCTCACCGAAGCTCTGGAAATCTGGTTTTCCACGTTGGCTCGCAACGGTTTCTTTCACGCGGACGTACATGCAGGAAATCTAATGATCCTTCGGGACGGAACCGTCGGTTTTATCGACTTCGGAATCGTGGGAAGAATTTCTCCTCGCGTCTGGGACGGTCTGATGATCTTTTTGGAAGGTTTAAGTCTGAACAGAACCGAAAAGATCGCGAAGGGTTTGATCCAGATGGATTCCACGGCCAAAGGAGTGGATGAAAAGAAACTCGCCAAGGATTTGGAAGCGGTTTTTTCCAGAATGACCGAAATGGTGATGAAGGTTCAGATGGGCGATCTAGAATCCTTGGACGACAAGAAGCTGAACGCGATCCTGTTCGAGTTCCGCGAAATTTCTCTGCGCAACGGATTGAAGATTCCGAAAGAATTCGGTCTTTTGATCAAACAGATTCTTTACTTCGATCGTTACGTCAAAACGATGGCTCCGGACATCGACCTCATCCGCGACCGTGATAAATTTCTAATATGA
- a CDS encoding N-acetylneuraminate synthase family protein, with product MTFPKEFTITPELPVGPAHPPVVVAEIGLNHNNDEEIGKRTIAAAKKAGAQAVKFQSYVTEEFIDVHNPDAKILVDIFKKYELSEAMHRKFQKAAEDEGLVFFSTPLCVSSLQMLVNLKVPAIKIASGDVTNKSLLTETARTKLPVILSSGAADFFELSRAISFLEKEGTDKLCLLHCVSLYPTPPEKANLKVIETFKNLYPFPVGFSDHTAGSVASSVAVSLGACMIEKHFTLDHKLDGPDHGISANPEELKAVCDTALTSWKMKGNGEKKPWPEEVGGRFFGRRSLYADAKGAPIALRPDLTQKESKFLDSWETEKANGLKAESGKPFHV from the coding sequence ATGACCTTTCCAAAAGAATTCACCATCACCCCCGAACTTCCCGTCGGACCCGCGCATCCGCCCGTTGTCGTCGCCGAAATCGGACTCAATCACAACAACGACGAAGAAATCGGAAAACGAACGATCGCCGCCGCCAAAAAAGCGGGAGCACAGGCGGTAAAATTTCAATCCTATGTTACGGAAGAATTCATCGACGTTCACAATCCGGACGCAAAGATCCTAGTGGATATATTCAAAAAATATGAACTATCGGAAGCGATGCATAGGAAGTTTCAAAAGGCGGCCGAAGACGAAGGACTCGTCTTTTTTTCGACCCCTCTTTGCGTGAGTTCGCTGCAAATGCTCGTAAACCTAAAGGTTCCCGCGATCAAAATCGCAAGCGGAGACGTTACCAACAAATCGCTTTTAACGGAAACGGCGCGCACTAAACTTCCGGTGATCCTCTCCTCCGGCGCGGCGGATTTTTTCGAACTCAGCCGAGCGATCTCCTTTTTGGAAAAAGAAGGAACGGACAAACTTTGTCTTTTACATTGTGTTTCCTTATATCCGACTCCTCCGGAAAAAGCGAATCTGAAGGTGATAGAAACATTCAAAAATCTGTATCCGTTTCCGGTCGGTTTTTCGGATCATACTGCGGGAAGCGTCGCCTCGAGCGTAGCGGTTTCGCTCGGCGCCTGCATGATCGAAAAACATTTTACCTTGGATCACAAGTTGGACGGACCGGATCACGGAATTTCGGCCAACCCCGAAGAACTCAAAGCGGTCTGCGATACGGCTCTGACTTCCTGGAAGATGAAAGGAAACGGAGAAAAGAAACCTTGGCCGGAAGAAGTCGGCGGAAGATTTTTCGGAAGAAGATCCTTATACGCGGATGCGAAAGGCGCGCCGATCGCGCTCCGTCCCGATCTGACGCAAAAAGAATCCAAGTTTCTCGATTCTTGGGAAACGGAAAAAGCGAACGGACTCAAAGCGGAATCGGGCAAACCCTTTCATGTTTGA
- the feoB gene encoding ferrous iron transport protein B has translation MAGNPNCGKSTLFNRLTGLRQKTGNYHGVTVEKAEGILGHGEHSLKVLDLPGAFSLGGNSEDKQITSRVLIGHEEGDRILFVMDASLAERSLQFLLQILELDVPVLVAVTMRDVLEKKRVHLDLDVLSREFGIPFQYVNPKNGDGVQELKDLLVSPGAFRLPIRSFSWDKERENFTNALLRSLDSEHSKSLKFVLLNSLKELSGETLQKGLPGLTLFSEDSQNLIRKEFSRFGKSFTYLEELTQKSIYVKKILGNALGGNPLPNERVLSKADKILLHPFWGLVSFLGIMTLMFQALFTWSETPMDWIESSVQSVGSFVGGFMEEGPLRSLVQEGIIGGVGAVLVFIPQISLLFFFIGILEETGYIARASFVMDRFMSKFGLSGKSFIPLLSSAACAVPAIMGTRTIENKADRITTILVSPLITCSARYPVYILVIAAVFPATKIWGIFSVQALTMLGLFLAGLIASMLAALVFKKTFFRSDSSYFLMELPAYNTPSIKSLLLNVFKKLKAFLSTAGQIILFISVLLWFLANYPRIDSAQYPNATEAELKKIQIRESYAGDAGKFMEPVLKPIGFDWKMGIGIITSFAAREIMVSTLSIIYGVGGEESEDDLKEAIRKDKDENGKEVWGLRNSVSLLLFFAFACQCMSTLAVVKKETNSVAWPLFLFGYMTLLAYTTSFIVFQVWNLFS, from the coding sequence ATGGCGGGAAATCCGAACTGCGGTAAATCGACCTTATTCAATCGCCTAACAGGGCTTAGACAAAAAACCGGAAACTATCACGGGGTCACCGTGGAAAAAGCCGAAGGGATTTTGGGACACGGAGAACATTCCCTGAAGGTTCTGGATCTTCCCGGTGCGTTCAGTCTCGGAGGAAACTCCGAAGACAAACAGATCACGAGCCGTGTTCTCATCGGTCACGAAGAAGGAGATCGGATTCTTTTCGTGATGGACGCGTCTCTCGCGGAAAGAAGTCTTCAGTTTCTGCTTCAGATTTTGGAACTCGACGTACCCGTGTTAGTCGCCGTGACGATGCGGGACGTTCTCGAAAAAAAACGGGTTCACTTGGATCTGGACGTTCTCTCGAGGGAATTCGGAATTCCGTTTCAATACGTGAATCCGAAAAACGGCGATGGAGTCCAGGAATTAAAGGACCTTCTCGTTTCTCCCGGAGCCTTCCGTCTTCCGATCCGTTCCTTCTCTTGGGATAAGGAACGGGAGAATTTTACGAACGCACTGCTGCGTTCGCTCGACTCCGAACATTCAAAATCTCTTAAATTCGTTTTATTGAATTCGTTGAAGGAACTTTCGGGAGAGACGCTTCAGAAAGGTCTTCCCGGTCTTACTCTGTTTTCCGAAGATTCTCAAAACTTGATCCGAAAAGAATTCTCCCGTTTCGGGAAATCGTTCACGTATCTCGAGGAACTCACTCAAAAATCCATTTACGTCAAAAAGATATTGGGAAACGCCCTCGGTGGAAACCCGCTTCCGAACGAACGCGTTCTTTCCAAGGCAGACAAGATTCTACTGCATCCGTTTTGGGGATTGGTTTCGTTTTTGGGAATCATGACCTTGATGTTTCAAGCCCTTTTCACTTGGTCGGAAACTCCGATGGATTGGATCGAGTCGAGCGTCCAAAGCGTCGGAAGTTTTGTCGGCGGATTTATGGAAGAAGGTCCGTTGCGTTCTCTCGTTCAGGAGGGGATCATCGGAGGAGTCGGCGCGGTTCTCGTTTTTATTCCGCAGATCAGTTTGTTGTTTTTCTTTATCGGAATTTTGGAAGAGACCGGTTATATCGCGCGCGCTTCGTTCGTGATGGATCGTTTTATGAGCAAGTTCGGTCTTTCCGGAAAATCGTTTATCCCCCTTCTTTCCTCCGCGGCTTGCGCCGTGCCCGCGATCATGGGTACAAGAACGATCGAAAACAAAGCGGATCGAATCACTACGATTTTAGTTTCACCTTTGATCACTTGTTCGGCGCGGTATCCGGTTTACATTCTCGTGATCGCCGCGGTGTTTCCCGCGACAAAAATCTGGGGAATTTTCAGCGTGCAGGCTCTGACGATGCTCGGCTTGTTCCTTGCCGGACTGATCGCATCCATGCTCGCGGCTCTCGTTTTCAAAAAGACGTTCTTTCGATCGGACTCTTCTTATTTTCTGATGGAACTCCCCGCGTACAACACGCCTTCGATCAAAAGTCTTTTGTTAAACGTATTCAAAAAACTGAAAGCGTTTTTATCCACCGCGGGTCAGATCATCCTTTTTATTTCCGTTCTCCTTTGGTTTTTGGCGAACTATCCTCGAATCGATTCCGCGCAATACCCGAACGCGACCGAAGCGGAACTCAAAAAAATCCAAATCCGCGAATCGTATGCGGGAGACGCGGGAAAATTCATGGAACCGGTTTTAAAACCGATCGGTTTTGATTGGAAGATGGGAATCGGAATCATCACTTCGTTTGCGGCGAGAGAAATCATGGTTTCCACCCTTTCCATCATCTACGGAGTCGGAGGGGAAGAATCGGAAGACGATCTCAAAGAAGCGATCCGCAAGGACAAGGATGAAAACGGAAAAGAAGTCTGGGGTTTGCGGAACTCGGTGAGCCTTTTGTTGTTCTTCGCCTTTGCCTGTCAGTGTATGTCCACGCTCGCGGTGGTCAAAAAGGAAACCAACTCGGTCGCCTGGCCTCTCTTTTTATTCGGATATATGACGTTATTAGCATATACTACTTCGTTTATCGTTTTCCAGGTCTGGAATCTGTTCTCCTAA
- a CDS encoding FeoA family protein has protein sequence MTKLLNELEKGQEGSILSLLPKPGKEDLFRNILDIGLLPGTRILVLEKYPTQKKIVLRAGEVEIAIREGEAELIQIGEVRGSF, from the coding sequence ATGACGAAATTGTTAAACGAACTCGAAAAAGGTCAGGAAGGTTCGATCCTTTCCCTTCTTCCGAAACCCGGAAAGGAAGATCTGTTTCGAAACATCCTCGACATCGGACTTCTACCGGGAACGAGAATTCTCGTTTTGGAAAAATATCCGACTCAAAAGAAAATCGTTCTTCGCGCCGGTGAAGTGGAAATCGCGATCCGGGAAGGAGAAGCGGAGCTCATCCAAATAGGAGAAGTTCGTGGGTCATTCTAA
- the fliF gene encoding flagellar basal-body MS-ring/collar protein FliF, with the protein MPEQLQKILNNIRDFFTSLDTTKKLILGGVALTVLIAIGILSTISLQKNRVVLFKDLTSKDFAEVTKKLDSLGYQYGSSDTSIITVDPEQRQEIVTKLAQENLIPAGVQGWELFNVDKFTETQFDKDIKKYRALKGAIEQSLMTLRSVDKAYVNIAFPEDELFTSNASPVKASVILHYIPGVESLSRKEVKGIVNLVSRAVPKLKPENVSVADADGKIISDFEEDLEKERLELRIVQEKLRIGEEQRIQRLIDMRNTLRWLLGGEERVDITRFEYNLNWDKESYKDNSVSPVVAIPDNPNTPYSELKLVDGYSLKVSSKETKEDFKGRGFTPDGPAGTEPNIPPGYKDTDYQKSEYSKSENINNYEFNRRVSEVQKQPWKVEKVNLSVVIDGMWEKKEKEDGTGYDRKYIPVSDDELRQIRKNLEAAVGIDKARGDQISVITIPKDRSAQFAAEDEELRKQKAIRQMIIASLIIILLLIVSILVYRAVKKEIARRRRLREEELAAQQQMMREAALRVMDEGGAEVELSLDEKYRRELLENAINLAREKPEEVAQLLRTWLSEEEAS; encoded by the coding sequence ATGCCTGAGCAGTTACAGAAAATCTTAAACAACATCCGGGACTTTTTCACTTCCCTGGATACGACTAAAAAGCTTATACTCGGAGGGGTGGCGTTAACCGTTCTCATCGCGATCGGAATTCTTTCCACGATCTCCCTTCAAAAGAACCGAGTGGTTTTGTTTAAGGACTTAACGAGCAAGGACTTTGCCGAAGTCACCAAAAAACTCGATTCTCTCGGCTACCAATACGGCAGTTCCGATACGAGCATCATCACGGTCGATCCCGAACAAAGACAAGAGATCGTAACCAAACTCGCCCAGGAGAATTTAATTCCCGCGGGAGTTCAAGGCTGGGAACTATTTAATGTGGATAAATTCACGGAGACCCAGTTCGACAAGGACATCAAAAAATACAGAGCGTTAAAAGGCGCGATCGAACAATCCTTGATGACCCTTCGTTCCGTGGACAAGGCCTACGTCAACATCGCCTTTCCGGAAGACGAACTCTTCACGTCGAACGCTTCTCCCGTTAAGGCTTCCGTAATTCTCCACTACATTCCGGGCGTCGAATCTCTTTCCAGAAAGGAAGTCAAAGGGATCGTAAACTTGGTTTCCAGAGCCGTTCCCAAGTTGAAGCCGGAAAACGTAAGCGTTGCGGACGCGGACGGTAAGATCATCAGCGATTTCGAAGAGGACCTGGAAAAAGAAAGACTCGAACTCAGAATCGTTCAAGAGAAGTTGAGAATCGGCGAAGAACAGCGAATCCAACGTTTGATCGACATGAGAAACACCCTTCGCTGGCTGCTCGGCGGAGAAGAAAGAGTCGACATTACACGTTTTGAATATAACTTAAATTGGGACAAGGAATCCTACAAAGACAATTCCGTTTCTCCGGTTGTCGCGATTCCCGATAACCCGAACACCCCTTACTCCGAATTAAAACTCGTGGACGGATATTCTCTCAAAGTTTCCTCCAAAGAAACCAAAGAAGACTTCAAAGGAAGAGGTTTTACTCCGGACGGCCCCGCGGGAACCGAGCCGAACATTCCTCCCGGATACAAGGACACGGACTATCAAAAATCGGAATACAGCAAATCCGAAAACATCAACAACTACGAATTCAACAGAAGAGTTTCCGAAGTTCAAAAACAACCTTGGAAAGTGGAGAAGGTAAATCTCTCCGTAGTCATCGACGGTATGTGGGAAAAGAAAGAGAAAGAAGACGGAACCGGTTACGATCGTAAATACATCCCCGTTTCCGACGACGAACTCAGACAGATCCGCAAAAACCTGGAAGCAGCCGTCGGAATCGACAAGGCAAGAGGGGATCAAATCTCCGTCATCACGATTCCAAAAGACAGATCGGCTCAGTTCGCGGCGGAAGACGAAGAACTCCGCAAACAGAAAGCGATCCGTCAGATGATCATCGCATCCTTAATCATCATCCTTCTCCTGATCGTAAGCATCCTGGTTTACAGAGCGGTTAAGAAAGAAATCGCAAGAAGAAGAAGACTCAGAGAAGAAGAACTCGCCGCACAACAGCAAATGATGAGAGAAGCGGCACTCCGCGTCATGGACGAAGGCGGAGCCGAAGTCGAACTCTCTCTGGACGAAAAATACAGAAGAGAACTTCTCGAAAACGCGATCAACCTCGCCAGAGAAAAACCGGAAGAAGTCGCACAACTTCTCCGCACATGGCTCTCTGAAGAGGAAGCAAGCTGA
- a CDS encoding LTA synthase family protein, which yields MFQRIPSNLRIFFGYTIGFLILFLLYRLCFWFAFSSKFAAANVGEILLALIAGFRFDLSVCAILLGPLAIASAIHPLNRFRTYSLFWGIVPIVLFFWVFGHLIGDILYFSETNKHLGYEGFVFLGSEFFILLKAFFSGNTLLAFLSSTAILILLPLASVRYIQNYSYRFDSSFRKRELWQLLILPPVLFLFARGGIQARPLRASDAMISETPIVNQLVLNGVFTSIMDLKNQSIPANLRLSYTESIDVVRKEIEYPGATFISEEFPILRETKETNSRRPPNIVLVLLESWTGKYAYSQGQILPEGKKIAPHFETLISQGTYFSSFFASGGRTTNGLLSTLTGIPDGPGLTVVRTPQILSRFGGLGTILKPLGYKTLFVHGGDVNFDNMGFLFSHWGFDTILGQDYFDSLRKYERGPWGYYDGDLLNEFHEILMQQKDSPFLAVTLTLTTHYPYKTPSNEYEIFSPKTEEAEYFNVYRYADAAIHSFLEKAKKSPYFRDTVFIFVGDHTHHRNLDYFEDRNVPFLIYAPGRIPAKIDPRISSQLDVIPTILGIVGKKVQFSAMGRDLLDPKLPGGIAYFAFGNFIGWIEGNWIFYSLTDKIRISPFSISPRIGETEECKTDPAKCDAYHTKAKSFWNLSYELMNRNLIYPLKK from the coding sequence ATGTTCCAAAGAATTCCTTCCAATCTCAGGATCTTTTTCGGTTATACGATCGGCTTTCTGATCCTGTTTCTGCTCTATCGGCTTTGTTTTTGGTTCGCCTTTTCTTCCAAGTTCGCGGCGGCGAATGTCGGGGAGATTTTACTCGCGTTGATCGCTGGATTCCGTTTTGACCTTTCTGTGTGTGCGATTTTACTGGGCCCATTGGCGATCGCATCCGCGATCCATCCTTTGAATCGCTTTCGGACGTATTCGTTGTTTTGGGGAATCGTTCCGATCGTTCTTTTCTTTTGGGTCTTCGGACATTTGATCGGAGACATTTTGTATTTCAGCGAAACGAACAAACACTTGGGTTATGAAGGATTCGTTTTTTTAGGTTCGGAATTTTTCATTCTTCTCAAGGCTTTTTTCTCGGGCAATACTTTACTCGCCTTTTTATCTTCGACCGCGATCTTGATTCTGCTTCCGCTTGCGAGCGTCCGGTACATTCAAAATTATTCCTATAGGTTCGATTCTTCGTTTCGAAAGCGCGAACTATGGCAGCTGCTGATTCTTCCTCCGGTTTTGTTTTTGTTTGCGAGGGGCGGGATTCAAGCAAGACCCTTACGGGCCAGCGACGCGATGATCTCGGAAACTCCGATCGTAAATCAGCTCGTATTGAACGGGGTTTTTACCTCCATCATGGACCTTAAAAATCAATCGATCCCGGCCAATCTGCGGCTTTCTTATACGGAATCGATCGACGTCGTCCGCAAAGAGATCGAATATCCGGGCGCGACCTTTATCTCGGAGGAATTTCCGATTCTCAGGGAAACGAAGGAAACGAATTCCCGTAGGCCGCCTAACATCGTTTTGGTGCTTCTCGAAAGCTGGACCGGCAAATACGCCTATTCCCAAGGACAAATTCTTCCCGAAGGAAAAAAAATCGCCCCTCACTTTGAAACGCTGATTTCCCAAGGAACCTACTTCTCTTCCTTTTTTGCGAGCGGAGGAAGAACCACGAACGGGTTGTTGTCCACGTTAACCGGAATTCCGGACGGTCCCGGTTTGACCGTGGTACGAACGCCGCAAATCTTAAGCCGTTTCGGAGGACTCGGAACGATTCTCAAGCCGCTGGGATACAAAACTCTCTTCGTTCACGGAGGAGACGTCAACTTTGACAACATGGGTTTTCTCTTTTCCCACTGGGGTTTCGATACGATCCTGGGTCAGGATTATTTCGACTCGTTGCGGAAATACGAACGAGGCCCTTGGGGTTATTACGACGGAGATTTGTTAAACGAATTTCATGAAATCCTAATGCAACAAAAGGATTCTCCCTTTCTTGCGGTCACTCTTACATTGACTACGCACTATCCTTACAAAACCCCTTCGAACGAATACGAAATCTTTTCACCGAAAACCGAAGAAGCGGAATACTTCAACGTCTATCGTTATGCGGACGCTGCGATCCATTCCTTTCTCGAAAAAGCGAAAAAGTCACCTTACTTTCGCGATACCGTCTTTATCTTCGTAGGCGATCACACGCATCATAGAAATCTGGATTATTTCGAGGATCGAAACGTTCCCTTTTTGATTTACGCTCCCGGAAGAATTCCCGCCAAGATCGATCCCCGCATTTCCTCTCAACTCGACGTCATACCCACCATCCTCGGAATTGTGGGTAAGAAAGTTCAATTCTCCGCAATGGGACGCGACCTCCTCGACCCCAAGCTGCCAGGAGGAATTGCCTACTTTGCGTTCGGCAACTTTATCGGTTGGATCGAGGGGAATTGGATTTTTTACAGCCTTACGGATAAGATCCGCATTTCTCCGTTTTCCATCTCTCCTAGAATCGGCGAAACGGAAGAATGCAAAACCGATCCGGCAAAATGCGACGCGTATCATACGAAAGCGAAATCATTTTGGAACTTAAGTTATGAGCTAATGAACCGAAATCTTATATATCCACTTAAAAAATAA